In one Sphingomonas hankookensis genomic region, the following are encoded:
- a CDS encoding polysaccharide deacetylase family protein, with protein sequence MLRRLIMAMLMVLATAVPAIAQKRIALTFDDAPRSRGPFLTPDERTERIIAGLREAKVRQAAFFVVPGNLATPDGVGGERRIAAYVRAGHVIANHSFSHPALKSMTAEAYLADIDRASGWLMGRRGLRPWFRFPFLDEGGTDKAKRDAVRAGLAARKLSNGYVTVDGSDWNIENLTADARKVGKPIDMAALRDLYVETHVQSAEFADALARKALGRQPVQVMLLHETDLAAYWIADLVAGLRAKGWEIVTADAAYRDPIAKAQPDTPSAQGNRLEAMAWEKGVPAPRWYERNTLSIADPLYRQRVLHEAK encoded by the coding sequence ATGCTGCGACGTCTGATCATGGCCATGCTGATGGTGCTGGCGACGGCCGTCCCCGCCATCGCCCAGAAACGTATCGCGCTGACCTTCGACGATGCGCCGCGCTCACGCGGACCGTTTCTGACGCCCGACGAACGGACCGAGCGGATCATCGCCGGGCTGCGCGAGGCGAAGGTGCGGCAGGCCGCCTTCTTTGTCGTGCCGGGCAATCTGGCGACGCCGGACGGGGTGGGGGGCGAGCGGCGGATCGCGGCCTATGTCCGGGCGGGGCACGTCATCGCCAACCACAGCTTCAGCCACCCCGCGCTCAAGTCGATGACGGCCGAGGCCTATCTCGCCGATATTGATCGGGCGAGCGGCTGGCTGATGGGCCGCCGGGGGCTGCGTCCATGGTTCCGCTTTCCCTTCCTCGATGAAGGCGGCACCGACAAGGCGAAGCGCGATGCGGTTCGCGCCGGACTTGCCGCGCGCAAGCTGTCGAACGGCTATGTCACGGTCGACGGGTCGGACTGGAACATCGAAAACCTGACCGCCGACGCGCGCAAGGTGGGCAAGCCGATCGACATGGCCGCCCTGCGCGACCTCTATGTGGAGACTCATGTCCAATCCGCCGAGTTTGCCGACGCCCTCGCCCGCAAGGCACTGGGGCGGCAGCCGGTGCAGGTGATGCTGCTGCACGAAACCGACCTTGCCGCCTATTGGATCGCCGACCTGGTCGCCGGGCTGCGGGCGAAGGGATGGGAGATCGTGACCGCCGACGCGGCCTATCGCGACCCGATCGCGAAGGCGCAGCCCGATACTCCGTCGGCACAGGGCAACCGGCTGGAGGCGATGGCGTGGGAAAAGGGCGTGCCGGCGCCGCGCTGGTACGAGCGCAACACGCTGTCGATCGCCGACCCCCTCTATCGGCAGCGCGTGCTGCACGAGGCGAAGTGA
- a CDS encoding acyl-CoA dehydrogenase family protein translates to MTQFDLTDDQREIQELARRFTADAITPHAAEWDEKHIFPRDTIKAAAELGFAAIYVSEESGGIGLGRMESALIMEAMAYGCPSTSAFISIHNMAAWMLDAFGSAELKARFLPDLVTMDKLASYCLTEPSSGSDAAALKTKALRDGDDYIVTGTKQFISGAGDNDVYLVMVRTGGEGPKGISCLLIEKDMLGVSFGANERKLGWHSQPTRAVILDQVRVPATNMVGAEGQGFSIAMQGLDGGRLNIGACSLGGAQRCLDEALAYTKARQQFGKPIADFQNTQFTLADMATELEAARALLYTAAAKVTANAPDKTRFAAMAKRFATDTGSKVVDQALQLHGGYGYLMDYPIERFWRDLRVHSILEGTNQVMRMIVGRDLLK, encoded by the coding sequence GTGACCCAGTTCGATTTGACCGACGACCAGCGCGAAATTCAGGAGCTGGCCCGCCGGTTCACGGCGGATGCGATCACGCCCCATGCCGCCGAATGGGACGAAAAGCACATCTTCCCGCGCGACACGATCAAGGCGGCGGCGGAGCTGGGCTTCGCGGCGATCTATGTGTCAGAGGAATCGGGCGGCATCGGGCTTGGCCGGATGGAATCGGCGCTGATCATGGAGGCGATGGCCTATGGCTGTCCGTCGACCTCCGCGTTCATTTCGATCCACAACATGGCGGCGTGGATGCTCGATGCGTTCGGGTCGGCCGAGCTCAAGGCGCGCTTCCTTCCCGACCTCGTGACCATGGACAAGCTCGCCAGCTATTGCCTGACCGAGCCGTCGTCGGGATCGGACGCCGCGGCGCTGAAGACCAAGGCGCTGCGCGATGGCGACGACTATATCGTCACCGGTACCAAGCAGTTCATCTCCGGCGCGGGCGACAACGACGTCTATCTCGTGATGGTCCGCACCGGCGGTGAGGGGCCGAAGGGTATTTCGTGCCTGCTGATCGAAAAGGACATGCTGGGCGTCTCGTTCGGCGCGAACGAACGCAAGCTCGGTTGGCATTCGCAGCCGACGCGCGCGGTGATCCTCGATCAGGTCCGCGTGCCGGCAACCAATATGGTCGGTGCCGAGGGGCAGGGTTTCTCGATTGCGATGCAGGGGCTGGACGGCGGGCGCCTGAATATCGGTGCCTGCTCGCTGGGCGGGGCGCAACGCTGCCTCGACGAGGCGCTCGCCTATACCAAGGCGCGCCAGCAGTTCGGCAAGCCGATTGCGGACTTCCAGAACACGCAGTTCACGCTGGCCGACATGGCGACCGAATTGGAGGCCGCCCGCGCGCTGCTCTATACCGCCGCGGCCAAGGTGACCGCCAACGCACCCGACAAGACGCGCTTCGCCGCGATGGCGAAACGCTTCGCCACCGACACGGGATCGAAGGTGGTCGATCAGGCGCTGCAGTTGCATGGCGGCTATGGCTATCTGATGGACTATCCGATCGAACGCTTCTGGCGCGACCTGCGCGTCCATTCGATCCTCGAGGGCACGAACCAGGTGATGCGGATGATCGTCGGGCGGGACCTGCTGAAATGA
- the mmsB gene encoding 3-hydroxyisobutyrate dehydrogenase: MARIGFIGLGNMGWGMAANLAKAGHDVRAFDLSAEALARAKAAGCLVVADAVEAASGAQAVVTMLPAGAHVAQIYDDALFDAVDTGAVLIDCSTIDVDTARKVAEAARTKGLHAVDAPVSGGIAAANAGALTFMVGGSDTAFAKAEPFLSDMGKAVILAGTSGAGQAAKMCNNMLLGASMIATCEAFALAEKLGLDPQTFYDISSVSSGQCWSMTSYCPVAGVGPETPADRGFQGGFAAALMLKDLRLAMQAAAGAGADTPMGARAAELYARFVEDGNAATDFSGIIQALRQGAA; this comes from the coding sequence ATGGCACGCATCGGCTTTATCGGCCTCGGCAATATGGGCTGGGGCATGGCGGCCAATCTGGCGAAGGCGGGGCATGACGTCCGCGCGTTCGACCTGTCCGCCGAGGCGCTGGCGCGCGCGAAGGCGGCGGGATGCTTGGTCGTAGCCGATGCGGTGGAGGCCGCCAGCGGTGCGCAGGCGGTGGTGACGATGCTGCCCGCCGGTGCCCATGTCGCGCAAATCTATGACGATGCGCTGTTCGATGCGGTCGATACCGGCGCGGTGCTGATCGATTGTTCGACGATCGATGTCGATACCGCCCGGAAGGTCGCCGAAGCCGCCCGGACGAAGGGGCTGCACGCGGTCGACGCGCCGGTATCGGGTGGGATCGCTGCCGCCAATGCCGGCGCGCTGACCTTCATGGTCGGCGGGAGCGATACGGCCTTTGCCAAGGCCGAACCGTTCCTGTCCGACATGGGCAAGGCGGTAATCCTTGCGGGGACAAGCGGCGCGGGCCAGGCCGCCAAGATGTGCAACAACATGCTGCTCGGCGCGTCGATGATCGCGACCTGCGAGGCGTTCGCGCTGGCGGAGAAACTGGGGCTGGACCCGCAGACCTTCTACGACATTTCGTCGGTCAGTTCGGGCCAGTGCTGGTCGATGACCAGCTATTGCCCGGTCGCGGGCGTGGGGCCGGAAACGCCCGCCGATCGCGGGTTTCAGGGCGGGTTCGCCGCCGCGCTGATGCTCAAGGACCTGCGGCTCGCCATGCAGGCGGCGGCGGGGGCAGGCGCCGACACGCCGATGGGCGCGCGTGCCGCCGAACTCTATGCCCGCTTCGTGGAGGACGGCAACGCCGCGACCGATTTCTCCGGGATCATCCAGGCGCTGCGACAGGGCGCGGCTTGA
- a CDS encoding CoA-acylating methylmalonate-semialdehyde dehydrogenase — translation MRVIDHVIAGEKTATDGATGAVFDPNRGEVQAHVRLGTAADLDRAVAAAQAAQPGWAATNPQKRARVLFAFKQLVEANMQELAELLSSEHGKVIADAKGDIQRGLDVIEFACGVPHLLKGDYTQGAGPGIDVYSMRLPVGIGAGITPFNFPAMIPMWMFGVAIACGNAFILKPSERDPSVPVRLAELMLEAGAPEGILQVVHGDKTVVDAILDHPAIGAVSFVGSSDIAHYVYKRGVAAGKRVQAMGGAKNHGIVMPDADLDQVVADLAGAAFGSAGERCMALPVVVPVGDKTAEALREKLIPAIAALRVGVSTDAEAHYGPVVNAQHKARVEGWIAKGVEEGAELVVDGRGFSLQGHERGFFIGPTLFDHVTPQMESYREEIFGPVLQIVRANDFESAVRLPSEHQYGNGVAIFTRNGHAAREFAARVNVGMVGINVPIPVPVAYHSFGGWKRSAFGDVNQHGEEGVRFWTKVKTITQRWPDGSAMGTQAEDGAAARTQDAFVIPTMG, via the coding sequence ATGCGGGTCATCGATCATGTGATCGCGGGCGAAAAGACGGCAACGGACGGCGCGACGGGCGCGGTGTTCGATCCCAATCGCGGCGAGGTGCAGGCGCATGTCCGCCTCGGCACCGCCGCCGATCTCGACCGCGCGGTGGCGGCGGCGCAGGCCGCGCAGCCCGGCTGGGCCGCGACCAACCCGCAAAAGCGCGCCCGCGTGCTGTTCGCGTTCAAGCAGCTGGTCGAAGCGAACATGCAGGAGCTGGCCGAACTGCTGTCGAGTGAGCATGGCAAGGTGATCGCCGACGCCAAAGGCGATATCCAGCGCGGCCTCGACGTCATCGAATTCGCCTGCGGCGTGCCGCATTTGCTGAAGGGCGATTACACCCAGGGCGCCGGGCCGGGGATCGATGTCTATTCGATGCGGCTGCCCGTGGGTATCGGTGCGGGCATAACCCCGTTCAACTTCCCGGCGATGATCCCGATGTGGATGTTCGGCGTCGCCATCGCGTGCGGCAATGCCTTCATCCTGAAACCCAGCGAGCGTGACCCATCGGTGCCGGTGCGCCTCGCTGAACTGATGCTGGAGGCGGGCGCCCCGGAGGGCATCCTGCAGGTCGTGCATGGCGACAAGACGGTGGTCGACGCAATCCTCGACCATCCGGCGATCGGCGCGGTCAGCTTCGTCGGGTCGTCCGACATCGCCCATTATGTCTACAAGCGCGGCGTCGCGGCGGGTAAGCGCGTGCAGGCGATGGGCGGGGCCAAGAACCACGGCATCGTCATGCCCGACGCCGATCTCGACCAGGTGGTTGCCGATCTGGCCGGTGCGGCGTTCGGATCGGCGGGCGAGCGCTGCATGGCGTTGCCGGTCGTGGTGCCGGTCGGCGACAAGACCGCCGAGGCACTACGGGAGAAGCTGATTCCCGCCATCGCCGCGCTGCGCGTCGGGGTGTCGACCGATGCCGAGGCGCATTACGGCCCGGTGGTCAACGCCCAGCACAAGGCGCGGGTCGAAGGCTGGATCGCCAAGGGTGTCGAGGAAGGCGCCGAACTGGTGGTCGACGGACGCGGGTTCAGCCTGCAGGGCCATGAGCGCGGCTTCTTTATCGGCCCGACGCTGTTCGACCATGTCACGCCGCAGATGGAATCGTATCGCGAGGAAATCTTCGGCCCCGTCCTTCAGATCGTCCGCGCGAACGATTTTGAAAGCGCCGTACGCCTGCCGAGCGAGCATCAGTACGGCAACGGCGTCGCGATCTTCACCCGCAACGGCCACGCCGCGCGCGAATTTGCGGCCCGCGTGAATGTCGGGATGGTCGGCATCAACGTGCCGATCCCGGTGCCGGTCGCCTATCACAGCTTCGGCGGGTGGAAGCGCAGCGCGTTCGGCGACGTGAACCAGCATGGCGAAGAAGGCGTGCGTTTCTGGACGAAGGTGAAGACGATCACCCAGCGCTGGCCCGACGGATCGGCGATGGGCACCCAGGCCGAGGACGGCGCGGCGGCGCGGACGCAGGATGCGTTCGTCATTCCCACGATGGGGTGA
- a CDS encoding enoyl-CoA hydratase: MSDYETILVERRDAVTLVTLNRPQALNALNAQILSELLDAMRAFDADPTQGCAVITGSAKAFAAGADIKEMQEMDFAAMYGGDHFSGWDAFTRTRKPIIAAVAGFALGGGCELAMMCDFILAADTAKFGQPEIKLGVTPGMGGSQRLARAVGKAKAMEMCLTGRMIGAEEAERCGLVARILPADDLVEEAVKTAQTIAAMAPLAVKANKEMVNAAFDTTLSQGVQFERRLFHGLFGTADQKEGMTAFVEKRPGNWTGR, from the coding sequence ATGTCCGACTATGAAACCATCCTCGTCGAGCGCCGCGATGCGGTGACGCTGGTGACGCTGAACCGGCCGCAGGCGCTGAACGCCCTGAATGCGCAGATCCTGTCCGAACTGCTCGACGCCATGCGCGCCTTCGATGCCGATCCGACGCAGGGCTGCGCGGTCATTACCGGCTCAGCGAAGGCGTTTGCGGCCGGCGCGGATATCAAGGAGATGCAGGAAATGGACTTCGCGGCCATGTATGGCGGCGACCATTTCAGCGGCTGGGACGCCTTCACCCGTACCCGCAAGCCGATCATCGCGGCCGTCGCCGGCTTTGCGCTGGGCGGCGGGTGCGAGTTGGCGATGATGTGCGACTTCATCCTGGCCGCCGACACCGCGAAGTTCGGCCAGCCCGAGATCAAGCTGGGCGTGACGCCGGGCATGGGGGGATCGCAGCGCCTGGCGCGGGCGGTTGGCAAGGCGAAGGCGATGGAAATGTGCCTGACCGGGCGGATGATCGGCGCGGAGGAAGCGGAACGCTGCGGCCTCGTCGCGCGCATCCTGCCCGCCGACGATCTGGTCGAGGAAGCGGTGAAGACTGCCCAGACGATCGCCGCCATGGCCCCGCTGGCGGTCAAGGCGAACAAGGAAATGGTCAACGCCGCGTTCGACACGACGCTCTCGCAGGGCGTCCAGTTCGAACGCCGCCTGTTCCATGGGCTGTTCGGCACGGCGGACCAGAAGGAAGGCATGACCGCCTTTGTCGAGAAGCGCCCCGGCAACTGGACCGGGCGGTAG
- a CDS encoding IS630 family transposase (programmed frameshift), which translates to MGRAYSDDLRERVAVSVLNGRSCRATAELFGVSVSSAVKWSQRRRATGSAAARPPGRKQPRSLAAERAWLLERLATKPDVTLRALVAELGERGVVTSYGSVWRIVREAGITFKKKTLIAREQDRPAVARRRAQWRKYQGRIDPRRLVFIDETWAKTNMTRLRGWCARGLPLVDKVPHGHWRTLTFLAALRCDRIDAPLVLDGPINGESFTGYVEQFLLPTLSPGDIVVMDNLGSHKGKAVRQLIRSVGARLLFLPPYSPDLNPIEQVFAKLKTLLRKANTRSVEATWKQIGSLLDAFPPHECANYLSNSGYASA; encoded by the exons GTGGGTCGAGCCTATTCGGATGATCTGCGTGAGCGGGTAGCGGTGTCGGTACTGAATGGCCGGTCGTGTCGGGCGACAGCCGAGCTGTTCGGCGTCAGCGTATCGAGTGCGGTGAAGTGGTCTCAGCGCCGCCGGGCAACGGGCAGCGCCGCGGCCCGGCCGCCGGGACGCAAGCAGCCACGTTCGCTGGCGGCCGAGCGCGCGTGGCTGCTGGAGCGGCTGGCGACCAAGCCGGACGTCACGCTGCGCGCGCTGGTGGCGGAACTGGGTGAACGCGGTGTGGTGACGAGCTACGGTTCGGTGTGGCGGATCGTGCGCGAGGCCGGGATCACGTTCA AAAAAAAGACGCTGATCGCCCGCGAGCAGGACCGGCCCGCGGTTGCCAGGCGCCGCGCACAATGGCGCAAGTATCAAGGCCGGATCGATCCCCGCCGCCTCGTCTTCATCGACGAAACCTGGGCCAAGACCAACATGACGCGCCTGCGCGGCTGGTGCGCTCGCGGCCTGCCGCTGGTCGACAAGGTGCCGCACGGCCACTGGCGCACGCTGACCTTCCTGGCGGCGCTCCGCTGCGACCGGATCGACGCGCCGCTCGTGCTCGACGGCCCCATCAACGGCGAGAGTTTCACCGGCTATGTCGAGCAGTTCCTGCTGCCGACCCTCTCGCCCGGCGATATCGTCGTCATGGACAATCTGGGCAGCCACAAGGGCAAGGCCGTGCGGCAGCTCATCCGCTCCGTCGGCGCCAGGCTCCTGTTCCTGCCGCCCTACTCGCCCGACCTCAACCCCATCGAGCAGGTCTTCGCCAAGCTCAAGACGCTGCTCCGCAAGGCCAACACCCGATCGGTCGAGGCGACATGGAAGCAGATCGGCTCCCTCCTCGATGCCTTCCCACCTCACGAATGCGCCAACTATCTCAGCAACAGCGGGTACGCGTCAGCTTAG
- a CDS encoding tyrosine-type recombinase/integrase: MAIKFRKLTRAKIKELTVGASITEHGITATGLKGGDVRYAVNIMVDGLRIHRAIGKASEGVTRQQAEDAIELLRTRAREDRLGLPTGRKTHRMFEEAATGYLEGLEQGTGKNLTAKRRQLVTHLIPAFRKNRADKITTQMVQSYVRDRLSTGAAQATVNRELATLSHLFKRMIEWKWIKAEDTPLVSKGAEPPKAITVLSDADATALRHAAIGDQDGLLHLFVELGLGTAMRHSEILGIRYDQIDFNARRIYLARAKAGPRQQPITRSLAAIIAAARERAQDKSGWVFPSQRNAKDATHRLSMAKQFKRAVERAGLCPQRVTPHVMRHTVISQLAQAGIDLPTIQQISGHKTLGMVMRYVHIHGTHIDNAIRV, from the coding sequence ATGGCTATAAAATTCAGAAAGCTGACGCGGGCGAAGATCAAGGAACTGACGGTTGGCGCGTCCATCACCGAACACGGCATCACGGCGACCGGGTTGAAGGGCGGTGATGTCCGATACGCCGTGAACATCATGGTGGACGGGCTTCGGATTCACCGCGCCATAGGGAAGGCAAGCGAGGGCGTCACCCGTCAGCAGGCGGAGGACGCTATCGAACTGCTTCGCACCCGCGCTCGCGAAGATCGCCTTGGCTTGCCGACAGGTCGAAAGACGCACCGCATGTTCGAGGAAGCTGCCACGGGCTACCTTGAAGGGTTGGAACAGGGCACAGGAAAGAACCTGACTGCGAAACGCCGACAGCTTGTCACGCATTTGATTCCGGCATTCCGTAAAAACCGGGCGGACAAAATCACCACGCAGATGGTGCAAAGCTATGTGCGGGATCGCCTCTCCACGGGCGCTGCACAGGCCACGGTGAACCGCGAACTTGCCACCCTTTCCCATCTCTTCAAACGCATGATTGAATGGAAGTGGATCAAGGCGGAGGATACTCCATTGGTGTCCAAGGGTGCCGAACCACCCAAAGCGATTACGGTCCTAAGCGACGCTGACGCAACGGCGCTGCGGCATGCGGCGATTGGGGATCAAGACGGATTGCTGCACCTATTTGTGGAATTGGGCTTGGGTACAGCTATGCGTCATAGCGAAATCCTCGGCATCCGTTACGATCAGATCGATTTCAATGCGCGGCGTATCTACCTCGCGAGGGCGAAAGCCGGACCGCGTCAGCAGCCCATTACGCGAAGCCTCGCCGCTATCATTGCCGCTGCCCGCGAGCGAGCGCAGGACAAATCAGGATGGGTCTTTCCGTCGCAGCGCAATGCTAAGGACGCAACGCATCGCCTTAGCATGGCAAAGCAGTTCAAGCGGGCTGTCGAACGGGCTGGCCTATGTCCCCAGCGGGTAACGCCGCACGTCATGCGACATACCGTCATTTCCCAACTGGCCCAAGCGGGCATCGATCTACCGACAATTCAACAAATCAGTGGGCACAAAACCTTGGGTATGGTCATGCGATACGTCCACATTCACGGCACCCATATCGACAATGCGATTAGAGTCTGA
- a CDS encoding DUF2798 domain-containing protein, with protein sequence MNDTSPPARAQETVKVRSRFRYRLTSSVINALIFSSLIGAVSALVRVGPAGFWDAFVQGAPIGFMTALPASLLVVPLVQRLVDRLFGIDPPE encoded by the coding sequence ATGAACGACACCTCTCCCCCGGCCCGCGCGCAAGAGACGGTGAAGGTCCGGTCGCGCTTTCGCTACCGCCTGACCTCTTCGGTCATCAACGCACTGATCTTTTCCTCACTGATCGGCGCGGTCAGCGCGCTGGTTCGGGTGGGGCCTGCGGGCTTTTGGGACGCGTTCGTTCAGGGCGCACCGATCGGCTTCATGACCGCGCTTCCCGCCTCGCTGCTGGTCGTGCCGCTGGTGCAGCGGCTCGTCGACCGGCTGTTCGGCATCGACCCGCCCGAATGA
- a CDS encoding enoyl-CoA hydratase/isomerase family protein, whose amino-acid sequence MSDVLTMVDGHAGRIRLNRPKALHALNHAMCDAMLAALEQWRDDADVHAILIDHAEGRGFCAGGDIRMIAESSAGDGVSARAFFATEYRLNHRLFTYAKPTVAFMDGVTMGGGVGISQPCKLRVATENSRFAMPETAIGLFADVGGGWYLSRLPGRIGQYLALTGARLDGAEMLALGLATHLLPAETLDAVKQAIAADPMAAEAILSGHAMSPGDAPILAQREAIDRLFASDDFEEVLAALEADGSDWAAKQLETLRGRSPLSCKVSLKLLLDGATMPTFEDEMRQEYAVVTRIVQRPDIVEGVRAVIIDKDHAPKWDPATPDAVSVHMIDRIFAPLSADDEWQPQ is encoded by the coding sequence ATGAGCGACGTGCTGACCATGGTCGACGGCCATGCCGGCCGGATTCGGCTGAACCGGCCCAAGGCGCTGCATGCGCTGAACCACGCGATGTGCGACGCCATGCTCGCCGCGCTGGAGCAGTGGCGCGACGATGCCGACGTCCATGCGATCCTGATCGATCATGCCGAGGGACGCGGCTTTTGTGCCGGCGGCGATATCCGCATGATCGCGGAAAGCAGCGCGGGGGATGGCGTCTCCGCGCGCGCCTTCTTCGCGACCGAATATCGGCTGAACCACCGGCTGTTCACCTATGCCAAGCCGACCGTGGCGTTCATGGACGGGGTGACGATGGGCGGCGGGGTCGGCATTTCGCAACCGTGCAAGTTGCGGGTCGCGACCGAGAACAGCCGTTTCGCCATGCCGGAAACCGCGATCGGCCTGTTCGCCGATGTCGGGGGCGGCTGGTATCTGTCGCGCCTGCCCGGGCGCATCGGGCAGTATCTCGCGCTGACCGGTGCGCGGCTGGACGGGGCGGAGATGCTGGCGCTGGGGCTGGCGACGCATCTGCTGCCGGCCGAGACGCTGGATGCGGTCAAGCAGGCGATTGCCGCTGATCCGATGGCGGCGGAGGCGATCCTGTCCGGCCATGCGATGTCGCCGGGGGATGCGCCGATTCTCGCGCAGCGCGAGGCGATCGACAGGCTGTTCGCCAGCGACGATTTCGAGGAAGTGCTGGCGGCGCTGGAAGCCGATGGATCGGACTGGGCGGCCAAGCAGCTGGAGACGCTCCGCGGGCGGTCGCCGTTGTCGTGCAAGGTGTCGCTGAAGCTGCTGCTTGACGGTGCGACCATGCCGACCTTCGAGGACGAGATGCGGCAGGAATATGCCGTCGTTACCCGCATCGTACAGCGTCCCGACATTGTCGAGGGCGTCCGCGCGGTGATCATCGACAAGGATCACGCACCCAAATGGGACCCGGCCACGCCGGACGCGGTCAGCGTCCATATGATCGACCGCATCTTCGCGCCGCTAAGTGCGGATGACGAATGGCAACCGCAATGA
- a CDS encoding RidA family protein: MTARRHTASTSPYEAAIGFARAVRVGDRILVSGTAPVEADGSSTPGDATRQAERCFAIIAQAIEQLGGRIDDVVRTRMYLTDPADADAVGRVHGRIFGSVRPAATMLVVAALLRPEWRVEIEAEAIMESEA; the protein is encoded by the coding sequence GTGACGGCGCGGCGACACACTGCCTCCACTTCGCCCTATGAGGCCGCGATCGGCTTTGCCCGGGCGGTGCGTGTCGGCGACCGCATCCTCGTATCAGGTACGGCTCCGGTCGAGGCCGATGGCAGCAGCACGCCGGGTGACGCAACGCGACAGGCGGAACGCTGCTTCGCGATCATCGCGCAGGCGATCGAGCAACTGGGCGGGCGGATCGACGATGTGGTCCGCACGCGCATGTATCTGACCGACCCGGCCGATGCCGATGCGGTGGGGCGGGTGCATGGCAGGATTTTCGGCAGCGTGCGGCCTGCCGCGACGATGCTGGTTGTGGCAGCGCTCCTCCGCCCCGAATGGCGCGTGGAGATCGAGGCCGAAGCGATAATGGAGAGTGAAGCGTGA